The genomic window GCAACATCGATCCCGCTTGGGATGCCATCGAGGCGAGAGCCAAGTATCTGGAGTGGACATTTCGCCAGACCTTTGACCAGCACACCAGCAAGGATTCGGGTCCGCAGGAAAAGGCTAAGAACAGGGATTCCAGCCAAGCGCCCAGTCGGGTTAACTTCTGCGAGGAACTGTGCGACATTGCCGCCTCTCAGCTGCCGGACTTGTGGCGTCTCGGCCAGCTATACTTCACCGGCGAGCTGCGCGGCCCTCATGATCCCAAGCCAGGGGACTTTAAGCGAATGGTTTTGAACGCCATCGAGAAGTTCTGTGTCTACTTGCGATTGGCCATCCTCATTGCCACCGACCAACGTGCCCTGCGTCAGTCCAGCGGCTTGGCTTGGCCCATTGGCTCCGCATCGGCAACGCATCAGTTTCTTCCCTGGATTCCGCAGTGTCTGCGCTTCACAAGGATAGCCTATGCCACGCTCATAAGCTTGGATTTGCCCTCGGAAGCGCTGGACATCATACAGAAACTGATCGATGAGGTGCGCCTTTTCTGCTTCTCAATTATCTTTAAACGCGCCACGGATCGATGCAAAAAGCTGGGCAGCCAGGAGACCTGGGAGCTGGGCGTGGAGGAGTATCCTGGGGCCACATTGTTACCCGCTGCACTGGAAACACTGCTCATCGAAACGCTGGACGAGGTGCAGTCTGTGTGCATGCAAAGGGAGACGCGGGAGGGCAATCTCCTCGAGCCGCAGTCGGATGGACAGAGAGAGGTGACACAGCGACTGCAAGAATTCCTATCCGCGTTCAGCGCGGTGATCGAGGAGCTGGCCTTTCACTCCCACGACGAGGAGACGCCCACCCACAATGTGTCGCAGCTACTTGGATTCCCCAACGCCCAGCAGCCAGACTCGGTGGCTGGAAGCGGCGGAGCAGCGGCTGTGACCTGGGAGCAGCGCATGCTCTGTTGCTTGGCCAACTATGCGTACTGCAACAAGATCTTCTTCCCGCGCATTGGTGACATCTTCGTTCGCTACGGTTACCCGCTGCCCACACTGGCAATCGAAACGGCGCGCTACACGGTTAACCAGCTCTTTACCAACCTTCTGGAGGAGTACGTCGAGCATAAGGGCGATCCGCTGGTTGGCACCATTGAGCCGTCTATGTACCTGGGTCGTTTCCAGTGGGATCACGAGATGGAGATCGGCCAGCTGCGACCGTACGCTCACGAGTGCTGCGATAATTTGGTGGGCGTCTACTCGGAGATCTACAGCATCTCACCAGCACTGCTGCGTCCCATCCTGGAGTCCATTGTGCAAACCATATCCGAAGAGCTGGCCCGTCTGATGAGCTGTGTGCAGCGGTTTAGCTTCACGGGTGCGATTCAGGCACACGTGGATATCCGTCTGTTGAGAGACTCCCTGGAAGGTTACGTCAATGAGACTGCCAAGTGAGTGATCTACATGAAATGCTTTTGAATTTTAGAAGATGAAAACTAATCCCTTTGATCTGCATTAGAAACTACTTCATGGAAGCGCTGGAGGCCATCAATCCTCCGCTGAGTGGCGAGCAGAAGCGAAAGGCGGACGAGATTCTGGAGCGAGTCAAGCGGAACATGCGTCTGCAGCTGCTCTGCTTCAGTGTCAAGGACCCTTAGGCACATTCCACTGCAAGGCGCAGCCGATGTAGATAGCGTATACTTTAACTAGCTTGTGATTACCCATGTTCCAGGGATAAATCTTTATTCGATTGCAAAACTCTCTTACTTACTACACACACTCATATGCCCAACAGCTTTGGGTCAAAGTTAAAGTTGTTCTCAGCCATGGTCTTGATGACCTGCTCCACATCGATGGTGTTGAACTTCTCCTGCACGCGCTGCTTGATGGGGTTCTCGATGGCGTCCATGATCTGGTAGCGCAGTAGGTTGGGTATGACGTTCACGGCAAACTCCATGATATAGTCGAGGGTTCCAGCTCCATCGCATCGCACCTGTATGTTGCCCATGTCAAACTGGAGATCGGTGATCTGCACCCGCTTGCGTGTGTCCAGTGATTGGCTGAGGGCCACAGTGGCCCGTATGTGCTGAACCGTGAATTGTACGTGACCAACGCGGGTCATCATGCCCACACCCACCTCCCACTGGCCAGCACCCGTCACCTGCTGGGTGCCTATCTGCAGGACGACCGACACCGTTTTGTTGGCCATGCCAGCGGTTATGTTGCCCACCCGATAGAAGCTAGAGATGCCATTGATCCAGGTGTTTGCCAACTGGACACTGAACACGCCCATGGTGCGATTAACATCGGGCAAGTGGTACGGATCGTAGCCCTTCTCGCGCACCATCTTGCGTGCCATGGCTATGGCGCTATCCAGCGGCGTTATGGAATTGGGCAGCCGGCGATCGCCCAACGTGTTCTGGATCATCACGTTGATCTCGCTGCGCAGCTTTTTGTCCGCCTCCTGGAGCATGAACGGCTTCATGGCGTCGAATACCAAATTGGGCGCACCGTTCACCACGCTCTGGAAGACGCTGCCCACCAAGCCGAGGTTCTGGAAGTCCATTGTCATGTCCGAGAAGGTAATGTCGATCTTGATGCGGTCCGTGGCCAGCTGGCCATCTCGCTCCACGGCCAAAAAGGCGGTCGCTTCCGCATAGACATTTTTCAGAATGACGGTAAAGGGTCCATTGGCTTTCGAGAAGAATGAACTGAGCGTATACTGGCCCTTGACCAGCATCTGGTCCAGCTGGAGGCCACCGTTGAACTGAAGAACGAAGGATTGGAAACTTGAATTTCATGAGAATTCATCTTGTAAACTTACCTTCATTTCCTTCAAGTCTAGATTCATTTTATCAATGCGGAACTTGGACAATCCGTGAGCCTTAACCTGCTTCATGTCCAGGTTGGCCATGCCCATGCTCTTCTTCACATTGGGCACCTCCAACGGATCGGGCACGGGCACGCCGGGCAGGCCCTGCGGATCCTCCTGCTGGAAGTGCACGAGCATGGCCTCCACCTGGGCGGCTATTTTGGCCTGACTCTCCTTGATCTTAAGTGCGTCATCCGACTCGCTGGCTTCCTGCTCCACGGCTGCTCAAAGGTCATTAGTGAGTGACTTAGTTCCGGTAGGGCTGGAGCTGAAATTGGGCTTACCCTCACCAGGCTCCTGGGAGTGGACAATGTGGCAGCCACTTGCCAGCAGGCCCACGAGCACGAACACTATCAACGGCTTCATCTTTCGGGGATTAACTCGAGCTTCTGCTTATCAGTTGGGAAAGTGGAGGAAAACGCGCCAGCCTCCGTTCTCTACTCGGAGCAAACACGCACTGCCGCCGACTGGCGACTGGCGCGTTAATCAAAAGATAATGATGAGCCGCAGGCGGCGATCCGCTTATCTAAGGGCGACTCTGCTCGCGGAGCTGCTGATTAAACTCGGAATTGAGAATGAGTGACTCAAGTGAGCGGAAATGTGCTGGCCACATTGGAGACTCTGTGGGCACTCATTGGACTCACTCCACTCGCAAGAACGATGTTCTAGAAATCAGGAACCAGCTTGCataatgaaaaaaatgtgTTATACTGTTCGAAAACCGTTTTAAATACCAGTGAAAATCGGGAATTTTTTAGAGTAGCAATgctcatatttatttaaatatttattagttatatttttgcatatatAATATGGGTATATATGGCTTACTTGAATTGTTGTTCTTAATCCTAGGTTCACGTGCTCAAAAAAATTCATGCTCAAAAAAAGTCTTAGCctattcaaaaaaatttcttagattacaaaaaaaaaaagggtttttcCGGCTCACAGCATCCGCATTTTGGGCAAAGCATTTAAGTAATTCTACAATTCGCTGTTCGTTAAACGAAAATATTCTTTAGTTTTGACTATTGCTTTGCTCTTAAAAAGATCTTTTTTGCGGCAGCTGCAGAATTGCTTCACATAGTTACACATAAGACTTTTGGCTTAATacgtattaaaaaaaattgagttTTGGAAACGTTTGCTGGTTGATTACAGAAAGGGAAGTGGGAAATCCTCAGGATGTAGAATGCTCCTAAAAGATATTTGGGAGTTCATTTGAGTGGAAGTTGCTTGGGTAGAGGGATATATAACACAACGAAACCATAACTTAAAAGTAAGAGGATCAATGACGATGCCACGTTATGAATACAATTCAGTGTTGAATTTAGCCATCCATAACGTACGACAAATATATCCTGTAAAGGATCTGGACATCactaagcacacacacacacaaaaaaaaaaagacaagaCAACATCTAGGGATGAGTTTAGGATGAGCTTACAAGTCATCCGAGCCCGACATGATCTCCTCGAACAGTGAGTGGGCATTGTCAGTGGCCGATGATCTGTCGCCAGCGGCAGAATTGCTCCTGGATCCGCCACTGACAAGCTCATCCACCGTGTCGAGGCCCGAGAAGTTGGCCCTTCCTCGGCGTGTTCTACTGGTTCTGAACTTTTTCGCCGGTGGCTCGATGACTTCCCTGTCcggagcaggaggaggcggtggcgaAAGTGATGGAGCTGATAGATTCGGCACCGTGATCGGTGGCATCATGTAAGCATACTGGGGAACGGAACCGTTGCCATCGCTGTGCTGCAGCTGGACGCGCATGAAGCCAACGGTGGCCGGATCAACGGGCTTGCTGCCCTGGAAGATATTGAAGCCTGCAAATAGTACGGGGTTAGAGGAGATCCGACACATCTGTGAGGAAACTTACCCTGGTAGTCGCCAAGCTCGTTCTGAACCAGCACCAAAGGATGCTGGGAGTGCTGCAAATTGTTCAGCGGCACTAAGCTTATGCCGTCGCCCGAAGAATCTGGCGGCGCGCAGTCGCGACTGTTCTCCTCCTGCCTGGCATCAGCGGGTAGTTCCTCCGATTGAGTCATCGGCTCTGGAACTTCCTTGAGCATTTCGAAATCCTCAAAATCATCATCCTCATCACTTTCCACGTAGTCCTCCTTGTGGGGATTCTTGCAGCACACGCAATGACAGCCGGCACAGCTATTGTAACTCTTGTAGCAGGGGCATCGTGAGTTCCGGCAGGTGGTTAGGGTATTGCTCGAGCCGGAGATACCGCAGCGGCACTTGGGCTTCGGAGGCTTCACCTTCTCCTCCTTGTCCTTGCCGCGAATCCTGCGGAAAGCCCCCTTTCCAGCCTGCATTTTCGCCTTGACATCAGACGGCGCAGGCTCAATTTTGGCAGCTTGTGACGCTTTTAGACTACGGGTTCTCTTTCGCTTGAGCGTTGGCTCTTCACTGTCATCCTTCTGCAGCTCCGTACTGGGatgctgctccttctcctttgCCTCTTCAGCTGCCGTCTTTGCAACCTCACAGTCTTTCTGCAACAGCTCCTCATCCTGCCATTCTGTTTGCACCTGGCCCAATTGCGTTTTTGTGGTAACATGCTCCTCCACTGACTCCTCAACTTCTGCCAACACAGGTGACTGTGAAGTGTGCATCTCCATGTGATGATCGTCCTCCTTGTGCTCAGCCACAACCTCTGACTGAATTGAGGTCTCTTCGGTGTCTTCGGCCTCTTCAACGATGCCCGTAGCCTCGACGGTTTCCGTGCCTTCCAGCTCAGTCAGTTGACTAGAGATTTCGTTGTGTTCCTCAGCGGAGGACACCACTGCCAGCTGGGTGGATGTTTCAACCGTCTCAATAGTTTCCTCAACGGTCTCCTCAACGCTGGTGGAGAGCACGGTCAACTGTGTAGACGTTTCCACGGTCTCCTCAACGGCAGCTAGCACAGCCAACTGTGTGGAGTCCGCCATTTGCACCACCTGTCCGATGTGCAGTTCCTGTGGATCGAATGTCGTGGTCGCAGAGGTGGGCATCACGTAGGACACGGCAAAGTTGCTGCCACTATTGGGGTAATTGGACACCGAAACCGCGCCGGAGAGGTCCACCTGATCCGTCCACGCTTGCTCCATGAAGCCCGACTCCGAGCTCTCGGTGGCAATGACTATTTGCCCGGCGTGGGAGAGCAGACCCATGCGAGATCCTGTGGGCAGCAGTGGTAGCGGCGAGAAGTGACCCTGCTCCGCTGTGgccgccgcctccgcctcAATGTCACTGATGTTAAGGTGATGATCATAGGGCAGTTCCGGAGTAGTGGCCGCCGTGGTGGGCGGCGTCTCGGCGGGCAGCGACGTGGGCATGTCTTTGAGGAACGGCAGATCCGGCTGGGGAAGGAAGGTGTCGAACGTGTCGGAGATGTTTGAGCCCTCGCGAATAAACTCCTGTGTGGTTTTGGGCGGCAGCTTGATGCGCGGCACCAGCTCCCTGCCCACC from Drosophila yakuba strain Tai18E2 chromosome 2L, Prin_Dyak_Tai18E2_2.1, whole genome shotgun sequence includes these protein-coding regions:
- the LOC6526724 gene encoding exocyst complex component 2 gives rise to the protein MAPQPVVTGLSPKEGPPGTRVIIRGEFLGTRVQDLIGLKICGSDCLLSAEWKSPNKIIARTGPAKGKGDIIVTTLSGGVGTSTVQFRAYHETIGPLKESAVWIEESPSQNFAWGRRTLAQSGLTQEDPLGLSIEGNEQKIPEDLRDLFPEACGDLSQEHFSPAWFLLENHLATSFEDLKAGLSYLKRKVESQKEGQLSFLKSNAGSVIDQLDTLMNIRDKLQEDVKLHGNETLNILETSIENSISESQKIFTDVLVRKEKADSTRSVLFALSRHKFLFCLPNSVDRRAKAGEYDIVVNDYSRAKNLFGKTEIPIFRKVLEEVDQRILSIRKQLHEKVVKMPQSVEQQKKLIKALISLELQQSGTPIGDKLRNIDPAWDAIEARAKYLEWTFRQTFDQHTSKDSGPQEKAKNRDSSQAPSRVNFCEELCDIAASQLPDLWRLGQLYFTGELRGPHDPKPGDFKRMVLNAIEKFCVYLRLAILIATDQRALRQSSGLAWPIGSASATHQFLPWIPQCLRFTRIAYATLISLDLPSEALDIIQKLIDEVRLFCFSIIFKRATDRCKKLGSQETWELGVEEYPGATLLPAALETLLIETLDEVQSVCMQRETREGNLLEPQSDGQREVTQRLQEFLSAFSAVIEELAFHSHDEETPTHNVSQLLGFPNAQQPDSVAGSGGAAAVTWEQRMLCCLANYAYCNKIFFPRIGDIFVRYGYPLPTLAIETARYTVNQLFTNLLEEYVEHKGDPLVGTIEPSMYLGRFQWDHEMEIGQLRPYAHECCDNLVGVYSEIYSISPALLRPILESIVQTISEELARLMSCVQRFSFTGAIQAHVDIRLLRDSLEGYVNETAKNYFMEALEAINPPLSGEQKRKADEILERVKRNMRLQLLCFSVKDP
- the LOC6526725 gene encoding uncharacterized protein LOC6526725; its protein translation is MKPLIVFVLVGLLASGCHIVHSQEPGEAVEQEASESDDALKIKESQAKIAAQVEAMLVHFQQEDPQGLPGVPVPDPLEVPNVKKSMGMANLDMKQVKAHGLSKFRIDKMNLDLKEMKFNGGLQLDQMLVKGQYTLSSFFSKANGPFTVILKNVYAEATAFLAVERDGQLATDRIKIDITFSDMTMDFQNLGLVGSVFQSVVNGAPNLVFDAMKPFMLQEADKKLRSEINVMIQNTLGDRRLPNSITPLDSAIAMARKMVREKGYDPYHLPDVNRTMGVFSVQLANTWINGISSFYRVGNITAGMANKTVSVVLQIGTQQVTGAGQWEVGVGMMTRVGHVQFTVQHIRATVALSQSLDTRKRVQITDLQFDMGNIQVRCDGAGTLDYIMEFAVNVIPNLLRYQIMDAIENPIKQRVQEKFNTIDVEQVIKTMAENNFNFDPKLLGI
- the LOC6526726 gene encoding E3 ubiquitin-protein ligase msl-2; its protein translation is MLAQTAYLKVTRLSLRSASNLSKRRVEELNSGIGELRQLLSCVVCCQLLVDPYSPKGKRCQHNVCRLCLRGKKHLFPSCTQCEGCSDFKTYEENRMMGTQLLCYKTLCVHLLHSALFGQLAGMRPQVGRELVPRIKLPPKTTQEFIREGSNISDTFDTFLPQPDLPFLKDMPTSLPAETPPTTAATTPELPYDHHLNISDIEAEAAATAEQGHFSPLPLLPTGSRMGLLSHAGQIVIATESSESGFMEQAWTDQVDLSGAVSVSNYPNSGSNFAVSYVMPTSATTTFDPQELHIGQVVQMADSTQLAVLAAVEETVETSTQLTVLSTSVEETVEETIETVETSTQLAVVSSAEEHNEISSQLTELEGTETVEATGIVEEAEDTEETSIQSEVVAEHKEDDHHMEMHTSQSPVLAEVEESVEEHVTTKTQLGQVQTEWQDEELLQKDCEVAKTAAEEAKEKEQHPSTELQKDDSEEPTLKRKRTRSLKASQAAKIEPAPSDVKAKMQAGKGAFRRIRGKDKEEKVKPPKPKCRCGISGSSNTLTTCRNSRCPCYKSYNSCAGCHCVCCKNPHKEDYVESDEDDDFEDFEMLKEVPEPMTQSEELPADARQEENSRDCAPPDSSGDGISLVPLNNLQHSQHPLVLVQNELGDYQGFNIFQGSKPVDPATVGFMRVQLQHSDGNGSVPQYAYMMPPITVPNLSAPSLSPPPPPAPDREVIEPPAKKFRTSRTRRGRANFSGLDTVDELVSGGSRSNSAAGDRSSATDNAHSLFEEIMSGSDDL